A region from the Brevibacterium paucivorans genome encodes:
- a CDS encoding dihydrolipoamide acetyltransferase family protein: MSNEFNLPDVGEGLTEADIVSWKVAPGDTVTVNQILVEIETAKSLVELPSPQAGTIEAILVEEGETVEVGTPIIRFGGAQGVATPDTAKDVDQTQSAGDEESGPNLVGYGTKASSTKRRPRKGGAAPAAATSATPATPAPAPEAPAATPSASAETRTSTPDKPLAKPPVRKLAKDRGIDLGDVTPTGPNGQITRDDVLNHGTTSAQGATESPAQAATPVGSGALDGTEERIPFKGVVKFMAQAMVDSAFTAPHVTEFVDVDVTETMNLVRKFKANETLGEGVKVSPLLILSKAVCWAVARNPRINSALDGDSIVVKKYVNLGIAAATPRGLIVPNIKNAHAMGLSQLATELGELTRTARAGKTTPAAQAGGTISITNIGVFGIDTGTPIINPGEAAILAFGQVRKRPWVVGDDIVPREITTLAVSADHRVVDGEVISKFLADVARVMEDPTLLMV, encoded by the coding sequence ATGTCTAACGAATTTAACCTTCCCGACGTCGGAGAAGGGCTCACTGAAGCTGACATCGTTTCGTGGAAAGTAGCCCCCGGCGACACCGTGACCGTCAACCAAATCCTGGTCGAAATCGAAACCGCCAAATCGCTTGTCGAACTCCCCAGCCCACAGGCCGGCACCATTGAAGCGATCCTGGTGGAAGAAGGCGAAACCGTGGAAGTGGGCACGCCAATCATCCGCTTCGGTGGCGCCCAGGGAGTGGCAACCCCCGACACCGCCAAGGACGTCGACCAAACCCAATCCGCGGGCGATGAGGAAAGTGGCCCCAACCTCGTGGGGTACGGAACCAAAGCCAGCTCCACAAAGCGTCGCCCACGCAAGGGAGGTGCAGCGCCAGCTGCGGCCACCTCGGCCACACCAGCAACCCCGGCGCCAGCACCGGAGGCACCCGCAGCCACCCCAAGCGCGTCCGCGGAGACCCGCACCTCAACACCGGACAAGCCACTGGCCAAACCGCCGGTGCGCAAACTGGCAAAGGACCGGGGAATCGACCTAGGCGACGTCACGCCAACTGGACCCAACGGCCAGATCACTCGCGATGACGTCCTCAACCATGGAACCACCTCGGCGCAGGGAGCCACGGAAAGCCCAGCCCAGGCGGCTACCCCGGTTGGAAGCGGTGCTTTGGACGGCACGGAAGAACGCATCCCGTTCAAGGGAGTCGTCAAGTTCATGGCCCAGGCCATGGTCGACTCCGCGTTCACCGCTCCGCACGTCACCGAATTTGTGGACGTGGACGTCACCGAAACCATGAACCTAGTGCGGAAGTTCAAGGCCAACGAAACCCTGGGTGAAGGCGTCAAGGTTTCGCCACTGCTCATCCTGTCCAAGGCTGTGTGCTGGGCTGTTGCGCGCAATCCGCGGATCAACTCGGCTCTTGACGGTGACTCGATCGTCGTGAAGAAGTACGTAAACCTGGGCATTGCGGCGGCCACGCCACGCGGACTCATCGTGCCAAACATCAAGAACGCGCACGCCATGGGACTGAGCCAGCTGGCTACCGAACTGGGCGAGCTCACCCGCACCGCGCGTGCCGGAAAGACCACACCGGCGGCTCAAGCGGGTGGAACCATCTCGATCACCAACATTGGGGTGTTCGGAATCGATACCGGAACTCCTATCATCAACCCGGGCGAAGCAGCGATCCTGGCCTTTGGCCAGGTCCGCAAGCGCCCATGGGTCGTGGGCGACGACATCGTGCCACGCGAGATCACCACGCTGGCAGTCTCCGCCGACCACCGAGTTGTCGACGGCGAAGTGATTTCGAAGTTCTTGGCCGACGTAGCTCGCGTCATGGAAGACCCCACGCTTCTGATGGTGTAA
- a CDS encoding alpha-ketoacid dehydrogenase subunit beta, translating to MTTMPLSKGITAGLRKAMEDDPKVVLIGEDIGKLGGVFRVTEGLQKDFGEHRVIDAPLAESGIVGSAIGMAKRGFRPVVEIQFDAFIFPAYDQIVTQLAKMHARTRGTENLPVVIRVPYGGGIGSPEHHSESPEAVFAHHAGLKIMSPSNAHDAFWMIQEAIHSPDPVMYFEPKRRYWLRGDVDEANRGLDPYSAQIVRPGNDLTLVTYGPLVPTAMDVATAAEEEGKSLEVIDLRGLNPVDFSVIEDSVKRTGRLVVAHEAPVFLGLGSEIAARITERCFYNLEAPVIRVGGFHTPYPGSKLEEHYLPDLDRILDGVDRALAY from the coding sequence ATGACAACAATGCCCCTTTCAAAAGGCATTACCGCCGGTCTGCGCAAGGCCATGGAAGACGACCCCAAGGTTGTGCTGATCGGTGAAGATATTGGAAAGCTCGGAGGAGTTTTCCGTGTGACAGAAGGTCTGCAAAAAGACTTTGGTGAGCACCGCGTCATTGACGCTCCACTGGCTGAATCCGGGATCGTGGGTTCGGCAATCGGGATGGCAAAGCGTGGCTTCCGCCCCGTAGTGGAAATCCAGTTCGACGCGTTCATCTTCCCCGCCTACGACCAGATCGTCACCCAGTTGGCAAAAATGCACGCCCGCACCCGCGGGACAGAAAACCTGCCTGTCGTCATTCGCGTGCCCTACGGCGGTGGAATCGGATCCCCCGAACACCACTCGGAAAGCCCAGAGGCAGTTTTTGCGCACCACGCTGGACTTAAAATCATGAGCCCGTCCAACGCGCACGACGCTTTCTGGATGATCCAAGAAGCGATCCACAGCCCCGACCCGGTCATGTACTTCGAACCCAAGCGCCGTTACTGGTTGCGTGGCGATGTGGACGAAGCAAACCGTGGTCTGGACCCATACAGCGCGCAGATTGTGCGCCCAGGAAACGACCTGACGCTTGTCACGTATGGTCCGCTGGTGCCCACCGCAATGGACGTGGCCACAGCTGCTGAAGAAGAAGGTAAATCGCTCGAAGTCATTGACCTTCGTGGTCTTAACCCCGTCGACTTCTCAGTGATTGAAGACTCTGTTAAGCGCACTGGACGCCTGGTTGTCGCCCACGAAGCACCTGTGTTCCTGGGGCTGGGGTCAGAAATTGCCGCCCGCATCACCGAACGATGCTTCTACAACCTGGAAGCCCCCGTCATCCGCGTGGGTGGATTCCACACTCCATACCCGGGCTCCAAACTCGAAGAACACTACCTCCCTGACCTCGACCGCATCCTGGATGGCGTGGACCGCGCCCTCGCATACTGA
- the pdhA gene encoding pyruvate dehydrogenase (acetyl-transferring) E1 component subunit alpha, producing MTSTSNPTMGVDDVVQMLTPDGTRVPNSDFDAYAHELTVDDLKGFYRDMVLIRRVDAEGNALQRQGQLGLWVPLLGQEAAQIGLGRALRPQDYVFPTYREHGVAWCRGVAPETLLGIFRGQNHSGWDPKDNNFNVYTIVIGSQVMHATGYAMGVQMDGAVGTGDMDRDTIAVACCGDGATSQGDVSEALTFAGAFRSPVLFYVQNNQWAISEPNTVQTSVPLYTRGQGFGVPGVRVDGNDILAVYSVCRAYADRIRSGQGPMLIEAYTYRMGAHTTADDPTKYRDSAEVDAWKPKDPILRVRKYLENTNDVDAAFFTAIDDEADALAERIRSACVNMEPPPVDEIFDSVFVEPHPMIEEEQREYKEYLASFEDVEGDN from the coding sequence ATGACATCGACGTCTAATCCAACAATGGGTGTGGACGATGTAGTCCAGATGTTGACGCCCGACGGAACTCGCGTACCCAACAGCGATTTCGACGCATACGCTCACGAACTCACCGTTGACGACCTCAAAGGCTTCTACCGCGACATGGTGCTGATCCGTCGCGTTGACGCCGAAGGCAACGCCCTCCAGCGCCAAGGCCAGCTGGGCTTGTGGGTGCCACTGTTGGGTCAGGAAGCCGCGCAGATCGGACTGGGACGCGCACTGCGCCCACAAGACTATGTCTTCCCCACCTACCGCGAACACGGTGTCGCATGGTGCCGAGGTGTCGCACCAGAAACGCTGTTGGGAATCTTCCGCGGACAGAACCACTCCGGCTGGGACCCCAAGGACAACAACTTCAACGTGTACACGATCGTGATCGGTTCACAGGTCATGCACGCGACCGGTTACGCCATGGGTGTGCAAATGGACGGCGCAGTTGGAACCGGTGACATGGACCGCGACACCATCGCCGTGGCCTGCTGCGGTGACGGTGCCACCAGCCAGGGTGACGTCTCTGAAGCGCTGACCTTCGCGGGCGCTTTCCGGTCGCCAGTCCTCTTCTATGTCCAGAACAACCAGTGGGCTATTTCCGAACCCAACACGGTGCAGACCTCGGTCCCTCTTTACACACGTGGTCAGGGATTTGGTGTGCCAGGTGTGCGCGTGGACGGAAACGACATCCTGGCTGTGTACTCCGTGTGCCGCGCATACGCCGACCGCATCCGCTCGGGACAGGGCCCCATGCTCATCGAGGCATACACGTACCGCATGGGCGCACACACCACCGCCGACGACCCAACCAAGTACCGCGACTCCGCCGAAGTCGACGCGTGGAAGCCCAAGGACCCAATCCTGCGCGTGCGTAAGTACCTGGAAAACACCAACGACGTAGACGCAGCATTCTTCACTGCAATCGACGACGAAGCTGATGCCTTGGCAGAACGCATCAGAAGCGCGTGCGTCAACATGGAACCGCCACCGGTTGACGAAATCTTCGACTCGGTTTTTGTGGAACCACACCCGATGATCGAAGAAGAGCAGCGCGAATACAAGGAATACCTGGCCTCGTTCGAAGACGTAGAAGGGGACAACTAA
- a CDS encoding lipase family protein, whose amino-acid sequence MSGGARGVSAHLDDMEKTADELERLARELAHVGTRSLVSQRDPELGVSVIASAPTWFEVRKSMSEFTVFVGASATRLEATAVALRASVMAYRQAQRASERIIDDALTAVGNIAGHAVRGALVLLPSFVISAYLPILAVDLQVNFVRRFLGVEGPDFVLTRALAKNARDIAQRGIDNLTQKAFTHPGVSRRVIEHVIPGFVGGFAGFPPNIQNLFRTPHSSEQVTTMMVNTGYTVGVFDSSVTVTKVEQSLARQVHPTDLSELYARQRSVHSGRDNGRVRVDKVRGADGVERVVVYVPATTDWSVGSGNGTDMQTNLETIAGKDSAMRKVVRQALEDAGVDGSTEIMLVGYSQGGIVAMSLADDAEFASKYNVTTVVTVGSPVSDYRVPDSVEVLSIEHDHDLVPQLDGRKNPDQHNWTTVTTSPHLGTGQQAQDAHSGDVYAEAIAGIENDPDVQAFKRKRGEFFAGTVTESHQYEGTRP is encoded by the coding sequence ATGAGCGGTGGAGCACGAGGTGTGAGCGCCCACCTCGACGACATGGAGAAAACAGCAGACGAACTGGAGCGTTTGGCGCGTGAGTTAGCGCATGTCGGGACGCGGTCGCTGGTGTCTCAAAGGGACCCTGAACTGGGGGTTAGTGTCATTGCGTCTGCTCCCACCTGGTTTGAAGTGCGTAAGAGCATGAGCGAATTTACAGTGTTTGTGGGGGCTAGTGCTACGCGACTGGAAGCGACCGCAGTGGCGTTGCGGGCGAGTGTGATGGCGTACCGCCAGGCCCAGCGCGCCAGCGAACGCATCATTGATGACGCCCTGACTGCCGTGGGCAACATCGCGGGGCATGCAGTGCGAGGTGCGCTTGTCTTACTTCCTTCGTTTGTCATATCTGCATACCTACCGATTCTCGCGGTGGATCTTCAGGTGAATTTCGTGCGCAGATTTCTAGGGGTTGAGGGTCCGGACTTCGTTTTGACGCGAGCACTTGCAAAAAACGCTCGTGATATTGCGCAACGTGGCATTGACAACCTGACTCAGAAGGCATTTACGCATCCCGGCGTAAGCCGGCGGGTCATCGAGCATGTGATCCCCGGCTTTGTCGGAGGCTTCGCGGGATTTCCTCCCAATATCCAAAACCTGTTTCGCACACCTCACTCCTCAGAACAGGTCACCACCATGATGGTGAACACGGGATACACGGTGGGCGTGTTTGACTCCAGCGTCACGGTAACTAAGGTCGAGCAGTCGCTCGCGAGGCAGGTTCACCCCACAGACTTGAGTGAACTCTATGCGCGTCAACGTTCAGTGCATTCCGGCCGTGACAATGGCCGAGTCCGGGTCGATAAGGTCCGTGGTGCTGATGGTGTTGAACGTGTGGTTGTGTACGTTCCGGCGACAACGGACTGGTCGGTTGGAAGCGGAAACGGAACCGATATGCAAACGAACCTGGAAACCATAGCGGGCAAGGATTCCGCCATGCGAAAGGTCGTGAGGCAAGCACTTGAAGACGCTGGTGTAGACGGTTCAACCGAGATCATGCTGGTGGGGTACTCCCAGGGCGGGATCGTCGCGATGTCACTGGCGGATGACGCTGAGTTCGCGTCAAAATACAACGTCACCACAGTTGTGACCGTGGGGTCCCCCGTTTCGGATTACAGGGTTCCCGACAGTGTGGAAGTGCTGTCGATCGAACACGACCACGACCTGGTTCCCCAACTCGACGGACGGAAGAACCCCGACCAGCACAACTGGACAACCGTGACCACTTCGCCCCACCTCGGGACCGGCCAGCAAGCCCAAGACGCACACAGCGGTGACGTTTATGCGGAGGCCATTGCAGGGATCGAAAACGACCCAGATGTGCAGGCGTTCAAACGCAAACGAGGTGAATTTTTTGCGGGGACTGTAACAGAGTCACACCAATATGAAGGAACCCGTCCGTAG
- the purB gene encoding adenylosuccinate lyase: protein MTRVTLADLEPAIALGPLDGRYRGDAAPLVDYLSEAALNRNRIHVEVEWFIHLLESNVFEGVRTLHDDEKRQLRGLVETFDHTTISQLATFEAVTVHDVKAVEYLIKESLSQIGADDLSELVHFCCTSEDINNLSYAVGLKGAIEDVWLPRARALIDTLAQMAEDLADTPMLSHTHGQPATPSTMGKEFAVFVHRLARQYRRIENTEYLGKINGATGTYAAHTVAAPGVDWPHVAQTFVEKLGLTFNPLTTQIESHDFQAELYADLARFNRIAHNLATDMWTYISMNYFIQIPVEGATGSSTMPHKVNPIRFENAEANLELSCALLDSLGSTLVTSRLQRDLTDSTTQRNIGVAFGHSVLALNNLVKGLGRLAINTDALNADLDSNWEVLAEPIQSVMRTAYLQGVPGMDNPYEKLKELTRGHRITPEQMREFVADLGLPAHLEEALVQLTPATYTGVAADLARAEVAAWRA from the coding sequence ATGACTCGTGTGACACTTGCAGATCTCGAACCCGCAATCGCTCTGGGCCCACTCGATGGCCGTTACCGTGGCGACGCCGCCCCACTCGTTGACTACCTGTCAGAAGCAGCACTGAACCGCAACCGGATTCACGTCGAAGTTGAGTGGTTCATTCACTTGCTCGAATCCAATGTGTTCGAAGGTGTCCGCACACTCCACGACGACGAGAAACGCCAGTTGCGCGGACTCGTCGAAACGTTCGACCACACAACAATTTCGCAGTTGGCGACCTTTGAAGCGGTCACGGTACACGACGTCAAAGCCGTTGAATACCTCATCAAGGAATCGCTGTCGCAGATCGGCGCCGACGACCTGAGTGAACTCGTCCACTTCTGCTGCACATCAGAAGACATCAACAACTTGTCCTACGCCGTAGGTCTCAAAGGCGCTATCGAAGACGTGTGGCTCCCACGCGCTCGCGCCCTGATCGACACGCTGGCCCAAATGGCTGAAGACCTGGCTGACACTCCCATGCTCAGCCACACTCATGGTCAGCCGGCAACCCCGTCCACGATGGGTAAAGAGTTCGCCGTGTTTGTTCACCGCCTGGCCCGCCAGTACCGTCGCATCGAAAACACTGAGTACTTGGGCAAGATCAACGGGGCTACAGGCACCTACGCTGCCCACACCGTGGCTGCTCCTGGCGTTGACTGGCCACACGTTGCGCAGACGTTTGTCGAGAAACTGGGCCTGACCTTCAACCCGTTGACCACCCAGATCGAATCCCACGACTTCCAAGCGGAGCTCTACGCTGACCTGGCACGTTTCAATCGGATCGCGCATAACCTGGCCACGGACATGTGGACGTACATTTCGATGAACTACTTCATCCAGATTCCCGTCGAAGGGGCCACTGGTTCGTCCACGATGCCACACAAGGTCAACCCCATTCGTTTTGAAAACGCGGAAGCGAACCTGGAGCTCAGCTGCGCGCTTCTTGACTCGCTGGGATCCACGCTTGTCACCAGCCGGTTGCAGCGCGACCTCACCGACTCCACCACGCAGCGCAACATCGGTGTGGCGTTTGGCCACTCGGTGCTGGCGCTGAACAACCTGGTCAAGGGCTTGGGCCGCCTGGCAATCAACACTGACGCGCTCAACGCCGACCTCGACTCCAACTGGGAAGTCTTGGCTGAGCCCATCCAGTCAGTCATGCGCACGGCGTACCTTCAGGGTGTTCCCGGAATGGACAACCCGTACGAAAAACTCAAAGAACTGACTCGCGGTCACCGCATTACACCGGAGCAAATGCGTGAGTTCGTCGCGGACCTGGGCCTTCCGGCGCACCTTGAAGAAGCGCTAGTCCAGTTGACGCCTGCAACGTACACGGGTGTTGCTGCTGACCTTGCCCGGGCCGAGGTCGCTGCCTGGCGCGCGTGA
- a CDS encoding response regulator, which translates to MSRSSEQKFGVLVVEDEAIAGRAHANYVSRLDDFYVVGIAKNASQALAVMLGQVPTIDAKAIDLILLDMNLGDGHGIQLLRAFRTHRVNVDAIAVTASREVNVVHNAKSLGVFQYIVKPFTFPVFQAKLEAYVAYRRSLEDSPEEASQQDIDALMSSFASKPKVRLAKKVPADIQHAVLAAMKGGRAFSAAEAGDLMGVSRVTARRYLEAMADAEILKRQPRYGSAGRPVLEYTLPDDEEE; encoded by the coding sequence ATGTCGCGTAGTAGTGAACAAAAGTTTGGCGTACTTGTCGTTGAGGACGAAGCCATCGCCGGACGGGCACACGCGAACTATGTGAGTCGACTAGATGACTTCTACGTCGTCGGTATTGCTAAGAATGCCAGCCAGGCGCTGGCTGTCATGCTGGGCCAGGTTCCCACAATCGACGCGAAAGCAATCGACTTGATTCTCCTGGACATGAACCTGGGTGACGGCCATGGAATCCAGCTGTTGCGAGCATTCCGCACACACCGCGTCAACGTCGATGCGATTGCAGTGACCGCATCACGTGAAGTCAACGTGGTTCATAACGCGAAGAGCCTGGGCGTATTCCAGTACATCGTCAAACCGTTCACGTTCCCGGTTTTCCAGGCCAAACTGGAAGCCTATGTTGCGTACCGACGCTCACTGGAAGACTCACCAGAAGAAGCGTCACAACAAGACATTGACGCCCTCATGTCCTCATTTGCAAGCAAGCCCAAAGTCCGGCTTGCCAAGAAAGTCCCGGCTGACATCCAGCACGCCGTCCTCGCTGCGATGAAGGGTGGGCGGGCTTTTTCCGCGGCCGAGGCGGGCGATCTTATGGGGGTATCTCGCGTAACCGCTCGCAGGTACTTAGAAGCGATGGCCGACGCCGAAATTCTGAAACGGCAACCCCGGTACGGCTCTGCCGGCCGGCCGGTATTGGAATACACCCTGCCGGACGACGAAGAAGAGTAA
- a CDS encoding ATP-binding protein encodes MSTTQKTGWLPMGVAGRILLASSVLLLGIVIVISTVLYIFFSDRHAHEEEERVIATAEVVATTTDLHGMGRAQLSGTLSEFKRLNELDLLASVPLNELESGKLSVSDPKDVVGDENVHRIGTQSPTGDNLDQLPDFSPSIVKQVEAGHTATVYLANEHGGTLYTLVPVKPTPPGYKRAVIVAGIDRSTVRASFQPVGNLLIASGAFTFVLGTAAIWLTSRGLKRVTGDYGTTELARLIAYYRSVLEAVNDGLLLVDRNEGIVLYNDPARELLGLPETETSIQFDQLPVPETLRSLIASGRFVRDEIHYTSNRVLLVNQQPAREHMQEELDVDTWVVTVRDHTELRKLTGELVSIRSFSDSLRSQTHEFANRMHIIASLIETGSPDEALEFATQSVAHTSTAPEDLLGGFNQPVIAALVYTKLAQAKEDNIDLHVDASNLESRIPGDERDLVTVIGNLLDNAFDAVSRSDIPAERKQVELTMSGSSASGYIVTVRDDGPGIPDEAVDQIFERGWSTKHDGVEHDTGQGTKSDGSRGVGLDIVVQAVKRLGGAIDVDGGLGDEAEHGELRGAEFSVWLPSESDVTD; translated from the coding sequence GTGAGCACCACGCAAAAAACGGGCTGGTTGCCCATGGGTGTCGCTGGGCGAATCCTGCTGGCGTCGTCCGTTTTGCTTCTGGGGATCGTGATTGTCATCTCCACGGTGCTGTATATTTTCTTTTCGGACCGGCATGCGCATGAGGAAGAAGAGCGCGTGATTGCCACCGCCGAGGTCGTCGCCACCACCACTGATCTGCACGGTATGGGGCGTGCCCAGCTTTCGGGAACTTTGTCTGAGTTCAAGCGGCTCAATGAGCTTGATCTGTTGGCATCTGTTCCGCTTAACGAACTTGAAAGCGGCAAACTCAGTGTCAGCGATCCTAAAGACGTGGTGGGGGACGAGAATGTTCACCGGATTGGAACCCAGTCACCCACCGGTGACAACTTGGACCAGTTGCCCGATTTTTCCCCCAGCATTGTCAAGCAAGTGGAAGCCGGGCACACGGCTACCGTGTATTTGGCCAATGAACACGGTGGAACGCTTTACACGCTGGTGCCGGTCAAACCCACTCCGCCGGGTTATAAGCGCGCGGTGATTGTGGCCGGGATCGACAGGTCAACGGTCCGGGCGAGTTTTCAACCGGTTGGGAACCTTCTCATTGCCAGTGGTGCGTTCACTTTCGTGTTGGGCACCGCGGCGATTTGGCTGACGTCACGCGGGCTTAAACGCGTCACCGGCGACTATGGAACAACTGAGTTGGCGCGCCTGATTGCGTATTACAGGTCCGTTCTTGAAGCAGTGAACGACGGGTTGCTGTTGGTTGACCGTAACGAGGGGATCGTTCTGTATAACGACCCGGCGCGTGAACTTTTGGGGCTGCCGGAAACCGAAACGTCCATTCAATTCGACCAGTTGCCCGTGCCTGAAACGCTTCGTAGCTTGATTGCCTCGGGCCGGTTTGTACGCGATGAAATCCACTACACCTCAAACCGGGTGCTCTTGGTCAATCAGCAGCCGGCACGAGAGCACATGCAAGAAGAGCTGGACGTTGACACGTGGGTGGTCACGGTTCGTGACCACACTGAACTGCGCAAACTTACCGGTGAGCTGGTGTCCATTCGATCGTTCTCGGACTCGTTGCGCTCGCAGACTCACGAGTTCGCTAACCGGATGCACATCATTGCGTCCCTCATCGAGACGGGAAGCCCGGACGAAGCGCTGGAGTTTGCCACCCAGTCTGTGGCTCACACCTCGACTGCGCCGGAAGACCTGCTGGGCGGGTTTAACCAGCCTGTTATCGCGGCGCTTGTGTACACCAAGCTTGCTCAAGCTAAAGAAGACAACATCGATCTCCACGTTGATGCGTCCAATTTGGAAAGCCGAATCCCCGGTGATGAACGCGACCTGGTGACCGTCATTGGCAACTTGCTCGACAACGCTTTTGATGCGGTAAGCCGGTCCGATATTCCAGCCGAACGCAAGCAGGTGGAACTTACCATGTCAGGGTCTTCCGCCTCGGGATACATTGTGACCGTACGCGACGACGGACCCGGAATCCCGGACGAGGCCGTGGACCAAATTTTTGAACGTGGCTGGTCAACCAAGCACGACGGCGTGGAACACGATACGGGGCAGGGGACCAAAAGCGACGGATCGCGTGGAGTGGGGCTCGACATTGTGGTTCAGGCCGTCAAACGGCTGGGTGGCGCAATCGACGTAGACGGAGGACTTGGCGACGAAGCAGAGCACGGTGAACTACGCGGAGCGGAGTTCTCAGTATGGTTACCGAGCGAGTCAGATGTGACCGATTGA